Proteins from a single region of Halorubrum sp. 2020YC2:
- a CDS encoding HD domain-containing protein: MEEEPRNDDDRDAALNAVLAAYELKDERRTGWQLRGVEEPESVAAHSWGVAYLVASLGDRLAADLPGVDLDRALRLAVVHDVAEAETGDVATRADSTADAVDREAKVAAERGAMADLAGPLPERVRDAWEAYEARDSPEAVLVKECDLLDTCLQAVIYERDDRYEPERGEPDAFREYDDLDEFFATAEPRLRTEAGRGLFAAVRERYRAARDGT; the protein is encoded by the coding sequence ATGGAGGAGGAACCGCGCAACGACGACGACCGCGACGCGGCGCTCAACGCCGTCCTCGCCGCCTACGAACTCAAAGACGAGCGGCGCACCGGCTGGCAGCTCCGCGGGGTCGAGGAGCCGGAGTCGGTCGCCGCCCACTCGTGGGGGGTCGCGTACCTCGTCGCCTCGCTGGGCGACCGGCTGGCCGCCGACCTCCCGGGCGTCGACCTCGACCGCGCGCTCCGGCTCGCCGTGGTCCATGACGTCGCGGAGGCCGAGACCGGCGACGTCGCGACGCGCGCCGACTCGACCGCGGACGCGGTGGACCGCGAGGCGAAGGTCGCGGCGGAGCGCGGGGCGATGGCGGACCTCGCCGGGCCCCTCCCCGAGCGCGTCCGCGACGCGTGGGAGGCGTACGAGGCCCGCGACTCGCCGGAAGCGGTCCTCGTCAAGGAGTGTGACCTGCTCGACACCTGCCTCCAGGCCGTGATCTACGAGCGGGACGACCGGTACGAGCCGGAGCGGGGCGAGCCCGACGCGTTCCGCGAGTACGACGACCTCGACGAGTTCTTCGCGACGGCCGAGCCCCGCTTGCGGACCGAGGCCGGCCGAGGGCTGTTCGCGGCGGTCCGCGAGCGGTACCGGGCCGCGCGGGACGGGACGTGA
- a CDS encoding nucleoside phosphorylase, with protein MTDPSDSDASPLFEAKAFEEPSVFEPAALMENARRQKDLPERSVPDVCVLDPDGDVVRQLAATGAAQKDETWPGYHTDLYRFERAGEEFGIVGCAVGASFAVLVAEQLFAAGCEFLVSVTSSGQIVSKDDPPYFVLVERALRDEGTSHHYRSAGRYASLDPDLRESVERACEAVSRPVFAGATWTTDAPFRETEAAIERARSEGILAVEMEAAALYAFADVRDRPVVCFAHVTNQMGQTEEDFEKGDADGARDALEVIDAAAVAWRASN; from the coding sequence ATGACCGATCCGTCCGACTCGGACGCGTCGCCGCTCTTCGAGGCGAAGGCGTTCGAGGAGCCGTCCGTCTTCGAACCGGCGGCGCTCATGGAGAACGCCCGCCGGCAGAAGGACCTCCCGGAGCGCTCGGTTCCGGACGTCTGCGTCCTCGACCCGGACGGAGACGTCGTCCGCCAGCTGGCGGCCACGGGCGCGGCGCAAAAAGACGAGACGTGGCCCGGCTATCACACCGACCTCTACCGCTTCGAGCGAGCCGGCGAGGAGTTCGGGATCGTGGGGTGCGCCGTCGGGGCGTCGTTCGCGGTCCTCGTCGCGGAGCAGCTGTTCGCCGCCGGCTGCGAGTTCCTCGTGAGCGTCACCTCCTCGGGACAGATCGTCTCGAAGGACGACCCGCCCTACTTCGTGCTCGTCGAGCGCGCGCTTCGCGACGAGGGGACGAGTCACCACTACCGGTCGGCGGGCCGCTACGCCAGCCTCGACCCCGACCTCCGGGAGTCGGTTGAGCGCGCGTGCGAAGCGGTGTCGCGTCCGGTTTTCGCGGGCGCGACGTGGACGACCGACGCGCCCTTCCGCGAGACGGAGGCCGCGATCGAGCGCGCCCGGTCCGAGGGGATCCTCGCCGTCGAGATGGAGGCGGCGGCGCTGTACGCGTTCGCCGACGTCCGAGACCGGCCGGTCGTCTGCTTCGCGCACGTGACGAACCAGATGGGGCAGACCGAGGAGGACTTCGAGAAGGGGGACGCGGACGGCGCCCGCGACGCGTTGGAAGTGATCGACGCCGCCGCGGTCGCCTGGCGGGCATCGAACTGA
- a CDS encoding phosphoribosyltransferase — MSDLPDDFDCTLTNWEYIYGLCRNVSDAVKRADFEPDVIVALARGGWFAGRCVCDFLGLNDLTSLKMEHYVGTAEKSGEPQIRYPMPEGSVEGKNVLIIDDIADTGGSIRRAEEYVDERDAAEVRTATLQLLGTSEFQPDFVGERLEQWTWVVYPWNFLEDMVDLTEGAMERADESAFSREDLRHYLEEFHGVGRIEMEVAQPDRLDEVIDEMVRRDVAVPVGEETWALAE; from the coding sequence ATGAGCGACCTCCCGGACGACTTCGACTGCACGCTCACCAACTGGGAGTACATCTACGGGCTCTGCCGCAACGTCTCCGACGCGGTGAAGCGGGCCGACTTCGAGCCGGACGTGATCGTCGCCTTGGCCCGCGGCGGCTGGTTCGCGGGGCGGTGCGTCTGCGACTTCCTCGGGCTCAACGACCTCACCAGCCTCAAGATGGAACACTACGTCGGGACCGCGGAGAAGAGCGGCGAGCCGCAGATCCGCTACCCGATGCCGGAGGGGAGCGTGGAGGGGAAAAACGTCCTCATCATCGACGACATCGCGGACACCGGCGGGTCGATCCGCCGCGCAGAGGAGTACGTCGACGAGCGGGACGCCGCCGAGGTCCGCACCGCGACGCTCCAGCTTCTCGGCACCTCCGAGTTCCAGCCGGACTTCGTGGGCGAGCGACTGGAGCAGTGGACGTGGGTCGTCTACCCGTGGAACTTCCTCGAGGACATGGTCGACCTCACCGAAGGCGCGATGGAGCGCGCCGACGAGTCCGCGTTCTCCCGGGAGGACCTGCGCCACTACTTAGAGGAGTTCCACGGCGTCGGGCGCATCGAGATGGAGGTGGCCCAGCCCGACCGCCTCGACGAGGTCATCGACGAGATGGTCCGCCGGGACGTCGCGGTGCCCGTCGGCGAGGAGACCTGGGCGCTCGCCGAGTAG